In Deinococcus maricopensis DSM 21211, one genomic interval encodes:
- a CDS encoding RtcB family protein, which produces MNGKHVTKLGFEKQAVGLALSAAHDREARGVSRSAILQELRDVQADPDAYLHDATYAPLASHLRAQAREAHARRGTALRTEPLPYDVWGAHLIDTAARMQMDTAMRLPISRAGALMPDAHVGYGLPIGGVLATEDAVIPYGVGVDIGCSMMLSVLPIQHGAVKTDEAVSLLKRHTRFGAGVGFERKAWRGHPVLDERTWQEQGLLRHLHGKASDQIGTSGSGNHFVEFGTFTLDQADLGLEPGTYLAVLSHSGSRGFGAQVAGHYTRVAEQLHRHLEGPAKKLAWLPLDSDDGQGYWQAMNLAGRYALANHDLIHARLSEALGVKPLAQISNSHNLAWKQHVNGQELIVHRKGATPAAAGQLGLIPGSMADPGFVVRGKGHAAALESASHGAGRQLGRKAAQAQVPKRDVQAYLQDRGVTLIGGGIDEAPQAYKRIEDVIREQRDLVDVVGRFDPKVVRMDTGNEDI; this is translated from the coding sequence ATGAACGGCAAGCACGTCACCAAACTCGGGTTCGAGAAGCAGGCGGTCGGCCTCGCGCTCAGCGCCGCGCACGACCGTGAAGCGCGCGGTGTCAGCCGCAGCGCCATCCTTCAGGAACTCCGCGACGTGCAGGCCGACCCGGACGCCTACCTGCACGACGCCACCTACGCCCCCCTCGCCTCGCACCTCCGTGCGCAGGCCCGCGAAGCGCACGCCCGCCGCGGCACCGCACTGCGCACCGAGCCGCTTCCGTACGACGTGTGGGGCGCGCATCTGATCGACACGGCCGCGCGCATGCAGATGGACACCGCCATGCGCCTCCCCATCAGCCGCGCCGGCGCGCTGATGCCCGACGCGCACGTCGGGTACGGCCTGCCCATCGGCGGGGTGCTCGCCACCGAAGACGCCGTCATCCCGTACGGCGTCGGCGTGGACATCGGCTGCAGCATGATGCTCAGCGTCCTGCCCATCCAGCACGGCGCCGTGAAGACCGACGAGGCCGTCAGCCTGCTCAAACGCCACACCCGCTTCGGCGCCGGCGTCGGCTTTGAACGCAAAGCGTGGCGCGGCCACCCCGTCCTTGACGAGCGCACCTGGCAGGAACAGGGTCTGCTCCGCCACCTGCACGGCAAAGCCAGTGACCAGATCGGCACCAGCGGCAGCGGCAACCACTTCGTGGAGTTCGGCACGTTCACGCTCGACCAGGCGGACCTGGGCCTCGAACCGGGCACGTACCTCGCCGTCCTGTCGCACAGCGGCTCGCGCGGCTTCGGCGCGCAGGTCGCCGGGCACTACACCCGCGTGGCCGAGCAGCTGCACCGTCACCTCGAAGGGCCCGCCAAGAAACTCGCGTGGCTACCGCTCGACAGCGACGACGGCCAGGGGTACTGGCAGGCCATGAACCTCGCCGGTCGCTACGCCCTCGCGAACCACGACCTGATTCACGCGCGCCTCAGCGAAGCCCTCGGCGTGAAACCCCTCGCGCAGATCAGCAACAGCCACAACCTCGCCTGGAAGCAGCACGTGAACGGCCAGGAACTCATCGTGCACCGCAAGGGTGCTACGCCCGCCGCCGCCGGACAGCTCGGCCTGATTCCCGGCAGCATGGCCGACCCGGGCTTCGTCGTGCGCGGTAAGGGTCACGCCGCCGCGCTCGAAAGCGCTTCGCACGGCGCGGGTCGACAGCTCGGCCGCAAAGCCGCGCAGGCGCAGGTCCCGAAGCGCGACGTGCAGGCGTACCTGCAGGACCGTGGCGTCACCCTGATCGGCGGCGGCATCGACGAAGCGCCCCAGGCGTACAAACGCATTGAGGACGTCATCCGCGAGCAACGTGACCTCGTGGACGTCGTGGGCCGCTTCGACCCGAAAGTCGTGCGCATGGACACCGGCAACGAAGACATCTGA
- a CDS encoding rod shape-determining protein — MATLRLSEDIGIDLGTATFLIYSKTRGLVLQEPSVIAMTRDSKEVMAVGEEAYRMLGRTPGNIVAVRPIKDGVIADDALTEKMITMFLRKVQGGAGRLFGFKPQLMVGVPSNVTDVEKRAVLRAALNANAKRAFLIEEPLAAAIGAGLKIAEPVGSMIVDIGGGSTDVAVISLGGIVVSESLRVAGNEFDESIIRYVRRKHNVMIGERTAEEIKVKIGAAMILTEADNLSAEVRGRDLVNGLPKTITLQTQEIVDALAEPLSKIVEGVKRVLEATPPELVSDIMDRGVVMTGGGSLLRNFDETLRQATGIPVAVAENATEAVAIGTGMALEMIHVLRHHLISSDNYLRR, encoded by the coding sequence GTGGCGACGTTGAGGCTATCGGAAGACATCGGAATTGACCTGGGAACGGCAACGTTCCTGATCTACAGCAAGACGCGCGGCCTGGTGCTCCAGGAGCCGTCCGTGATCGCCATGACCCGCGACAGCAAGGAAGTCATGGCGGTCGGTGAGGAAGCGTACCGGATGCTGGGCCGCACGCCCGGCAACATTGTCGCGGTGCGACCCATCAAGGACGGCGTCATCGCGGACGACGCCCTCACCGAGAAGATGATCACCATGTTCCTGCGCAAGGTGCAGGGCGGCGCCGGGCGCCTGTTCGGCTTCAAACCGCAACTGATGGTGGGCGTCCCCAGCAACGTCACCGACGTCGAGAAACGCGCGGTGCTGCGCGCCGCCCTGAACGCGAACGCCAAGCGCGCGTTCCTGATCGAGGAGCCGCTCGCGGCGGCCATCGGCGCGGGCCTGAAAATCGCCGAACCGGTTGGCAGCATGATCGTCGACATCGGCGGCGGCAGCACGGACGTCGCGGTGATCTCACTGGGCGGCATCGTCGTGAGCGAGTCGCTGCGCGTCGCCGGGAACGAGTTCGACGAGAGCATCATCCGGTACGTGCGCCGCAAGCACAACGTCATGATCGGGGAGCGCACCGCCGAGGAAATCAAGGTGAAGATCGGCGCGGCCATGATCCTCACCGAAGCGGACAACCTCAGCGCGGAAGTGCGTGGCCGCGACCTCGTGAACGGCCTGCCGAAAACCATCACGCTGCAGACGCAGGAGATCGTGGACGCCCTCGCCGAGCCGCTGTCCAAGATCGTGGAGGGCGTCAAGCGCGTGCTGGAAGCCACGCCGCCGGAACTCGTGAGCGACATCATGGACCGCGGCGTCGTCATGACCGGCGGCGGCAGCCTGCTGCGCAACTTCGACGAGACGCTCCGCCAGGCGACCGGCATTCCCGTCGCCGTCGCGGAGAACGCCACGGAAGCGGTGGCCATCGGCACCGGCATGGCGCTCGAAATGATTCACGTGCTGCGCCACCACCTGATCAGCAGCGACAACTACCTGCGCCGCTGA
- a CDS encoding GGDEF domain-containing protein, giving the protein MNLAVPPDRAVPVDALKRRVYTVAIIAGLIATALPAVLQGPERLATPPGGSSPAFSLAACAALLLLVNIHRVPLRLIERTLLVIATSAFALQVLHAVRHAAPPDATLHFAVISLSVTAFVTLRARHAALYAAALYTAVLVALAAHPPGNLTLPMQTGGILTLVATLGVYSERLARTRAEARTLWDLAHTDPLTGLHNRRAVYPHLDAHLTGSAPCALLLLDLDHFKRVNDEYGHHTGDLALQHVARVLADHVRPQDVVARWGGEEFLILLPGMNAADAADAAHRLCRAVRDARADDVPPLTISIGVALAAPGDTPTTWTCRADTHLYRAKQNGRDRAEVERHPHLRVS; this is encoded by the coding sequence ATGAACCTCGCGGTACCCCCCGACCGCGCCGTGCCCGTGGACGCGCTCAAGCGCCGCGTGTACACGGTGGCGATCATCGCGGGCCTCATCGCCACCGCCTTGCCCGCCGTGCTGCAAGGCCCCGAGCGGCTCGCCACGCCCCCCGGCGGGTCCTCGCCCGCGTTCTCGCTCGCGGCGTGCGCCGCCCTGCTGCTGCTGGTGAACATCCACCGCGTGCCGCTGCGCCTGATTGAGCGGACCCTGCTGGTCATCGCGACGTCCGCGTTCGCCCTGCAGGTGCTGCACGCCGTGCGGCACGCCGCCCCGCCCGACGCCACGCTGCACTTCGCCGTCATCAGCCTCAGCGTCACGGCGTTCGTGACGCTCCGCGCCCGGCACGCGGCGCTGTACGCCGCCGCGCTGTACACCGCCGTGCTCGTGGCGCTCGCCGCGCACCCGCCCGGCAACCTCACGCTCCCCATGCAGACCGGCGGCATCCTCACGCTCGTCGCCACACTCGGCGTGTACAGCGAACGCCTCGCGCGCACCCGCGCCGAGGCGCGCACCCTGTGGGACCTCGCGCACACCGACCCGCTCACCGGCCTGCACAACCGCCGCGCCGTCTACCCGCACCTCGACGCGCACCTGACGGGCAGCGCCCCGTGCGCGCTGCTGCTCCTCGACCTCGACCACTTCAAACGCGTGAACGACGAGTACGGCCACCACACCGGCGACCTCGCGCTGCAGCACGTCGCGCGCGTCCTCGCGGACCACGTCCGCCCGCAGGACGTGGTGGCTCGCTGGGGCGGCGAGGAATTCCTGATCCTGCTGCCCGGCATGAACGCCGCAGACGCCGCGGACGCCGCGCACCGCCTGTGCCGCGCCGTCCGCGACGCCCGCGCCGACGACGTTCCCCCCCTGACCATCAGCATCGGCGTGGCCCTCGCCGCGCCCGGCGACACCCCCACCACCTGGACGTGCCGCGCCGACACCCACCTGTACCGCGCCAAACAGAACGGCCGCGACCGCGCCGAAGTGGAACGCCACCCGCACCTGCGCGTGTCCTGA
- a CDS encoding isoprenylcysteine carboxyl methyltransferase family protein: protein MRARTLAPLLVAALILQRLAELRVARANEAWARANGAVEHGAEHYPLFFVLHPAWLLSLLLEGRRARGPVQVLPLLLLLLAQPLRYWVIRTLGRFWNTRILIIPGGHRVTSGPFRYLKHPNYTVVALEMASAPLAVGAWRTALAFSVLNAALLLLVRLPAEERALQAYRTP from the coding sequence ATGCGCGCCCGCACCCTCGCTCCCCTGCTCGTCGCCGCCCTCATCCTGCAGCGCCTCGCGGAACTGCGCGTCGCCCGCGCGAACGAAGCGTGGGCCCGCGCGAACGGCGCCGTCGAGCACGGCGCCGAGCACTACCCCCTGTTCTTCGTGCTACACCCCGCGTGGCTGCTCAGTCTCCTGCTCGAAGGGCGCCGCGCCCGCGGGCCCGTGCAGGTCCTTCCGCTGCTGCTCCTGCTGCTCGCGCAGCCCCTGCGGTACTGGGTGATCCGCACGCTCGGGCGCTTCTGGAACACCCGCATCCTGATCATTCCCGGCGGGCACCGCGTGACGAGCGGGCCATTCCGGTACCTGAAGCACCCGAACTACACCGTCGTCGCGCTCGAAATGGCCAGCGCGCCCCTCGCGGTGGGCGCGTGGCGCACCGCCCTCGCCTTCAGCGTCCTGAACGCCGCGCTGCTGCTGCTCGTGCGCCTGCCTGCCGAGGAGCGCGCCCTGCAGGCGTACCGCACCCCCTGA
- a CDS encoding type III polyketide synthase produces the protein MPVMTTPAGRTPIVRALVTGTPPHRTPQTAIREAARTLFPRMSQRQQMLDVFTNANIDTRFLARPLDWYLEPHDFADKNAVYVQETLALSERLTLGALQQANVAPADVDAVVFVSSTGISTPSLDATLMNRLGLNPHAVRLPLWGLGCAGGAAGLARAADLVRAGFQRVLLLAVELCSLTLVRNDESKSNFVGTGLFADGGAALLLTPDDGAGGLARLHGARSTLIPDSEDIMGWDVVGDGLKVRFSRDIPTLVRRMMRDNADEALRAAGWTRDDAAVFVVHPGGTKVIAAYEDALSLPPGALDASRETLRGYGNMSSATVLFVLQETLRRGAHGRGLLSAMGPGFSAEHVLIELP, from the coding sequence ATGCCCGTCATGACGACCCCCGCCGGGCGCACGCCCATCGTTCGCGCGCTCGTGACCGGCACCCCGCCGCACCGCACGCCCCAGACGGCCATCCGCGAGGCCGCCCGCACCCTGTTCCCCCGCATGAGCCAGCGGCAGCAGATGCTAGACGTGTTCACGAACGCGAACATCGACACGCGCTTCCTCGCGCGGCCCCTCGATTGGTACCTGGAGCCGCACGACTTCGCGGACAAGAACGCCGTGTACGTGCAGGAAACCCTCGCGCTCAGCGAGCGCCTCACCCTCGGCGCGCTGCAACAGGCGAACGTCGCCCCCGCCGACGTGGACGCCGTCGTGTTCGTCAGCAGCACCGGCATCAGCACGCCCAGCCTCGACGCGACCCTCATGAACCGCCTCGGCCTGAACCCGCACGCCGTGCGGCTTCCCCTGTGGGGCCTCGGGTGTGCCGGCGGCGCCGCCGGCCTCGCGCGCGCCGCCGACCTCGTCCGCGCCGGCTTCCAGCGCGTCCTGCTGCTCGCCGTGGAACTGTGTAGCCTCACGCTCGTCCGCAACGACGAGAGCAAAAGCAACTTCGTCGGCACCGGCCTGTTCGCGGACGGCGGCGCCGCGCTGCTGCTCACGCCAGACGACGGCGCGGGCGGCCTCGCGCGCCTGCACGGCGCGCGCAGCACTCTGATTCCCGACAGCGAGGACATCATGGGCTGGGACGTCGTCGGCGACGGCCTCAAGGTCCGCTTCAGCCGCGACATTCCCACGCTGGTGCGCCGCATGATGCGCGACAACGCCGACGAGGCCCTGCGCGCCGCCGGCTGGACGCGCGACGACGCGGCCGTGTTCGTCGTGCACCCCGGCGGCACCAAAGTCATCGCCGCGTACGAGGACGCCCTGAGCCTCCCGCCGGGCGCGCTCGACGCGAGCCGCGAGACGCTGCGCGGCTACGGCAACATGAGCAGCGCCACCGTCCTGTTCGTCCTGCAGGAAACGCTGCGGCGCGGCGCGCACGGCCGCGGCCTCCTGAGCGCCATGGGGCCCGGCTTCAGCGCCGAACACGTCCTGATCGAGTTGCCCTGA
- the ychF gene encoding redox-regulated ATPase YchF — protein MGNLQIGIVGLPNVGKSTLFNAITRAGALAANYPFATIEPNTGRVTVPDERLEALSRVFTKGERVPPIIPTYVEFVDIAGLVRGASKGEGLGNQFLANIREVDAIAHVVRAFQDPNVVHVAGKVDPVSDIETINTELILSDLATVERRADRLKKSAKGNKDDAELLKLAEELIAILGEGRPAREYQGEMAIPKDFGLLTNKPVIYVANVGEDDLTDDNDLVQAIRAHAATEGAQVVKISAQIEGELAEMPEEDAAAFLADLGIEESGLNKLVRVGYATLGLITFITSGEKEVRAWTVRQGAKAPQAAGEIHSDLERGFIRAEVIDWDKMVEAGGWTGAKAKGWVRTEGKEYVMKDGDIMNVLFNV, from the coding sequence ATGGGGAACTTGCAGATTGGGATTGTCGGCCTCCCGAACGTCGGGAAGTCCACGCTCTTTAACGCCATCACGCGCGCGGGCGCGCTCGCGGCGAACTACCCGTTCGCGACCATCGAACCGAACACCGGGCGCGTGACCGTCCCGGACGAGCGCCTCGAAGCGCTAAGCCGCGTGTTCACGAAGGGGGAGCGCGTGCCGCCCATCATCCCGACGTACGTGGAGTTCGTGGACATCGCGGGCCTGGTGCGCGGCGCGAGCAAGGGTGAAGGCCTCGGCAACCAGTTCCTCGCGAACATCCGCGAGGTGGACGCCATCGCGCACGTGGTGCGCGCGTTCCAGGACCCGAACGTCGTGCACGTGGCCGGCAAGGTCGACCCGGTGAGCGACATCGAGACGATCAACACGGAGCTGATCCTGTCGGACCTCGCGACGGTGGAGCGCCGAGCGGACCGCCTCAAGAAGAGCGCGAAGGGCAACAAGGACGACGCGGAACTGCTGAAGCTCGCCGAGGAGCTCATCGCGATTCTCGGTGAGGGCCGCCCTGCCCGCGAGTACCAGGGCGAGATGGCCATCCCGAAGGACTTCGGGCTGCTCACGAACAAGCCGGTGATCTACGTCGCGAACGTCGGTGAGGACGACCTGACCGACGACAACGACCTGGTGCAGGCCATTCGCGCGCACGCGGCGACGGAGGGCGCGCAGGTCGTGAAGATCAGCGCGCAGATCGAAGGGGAACTCGCGGAGATGCCCGAGGAGGACGCGGCGGCGTTCCTCGCGGACCTTGGCATCGAGGAGAGCGGCCTGAACAAGCTGGTGCGCGTCGGGTACGCAACGCTGGGCCTGATCACGTTCATCACGAGCGGCGAGAAGGAGGTGCGCGCGTGGACGGTCCGTCAGGGCGCGAAGGCGCCGCAGGCGGCCGGCGAGATTCACAGCGACCTGGAGCGTGGGTTCATCCGCGCGGAAGTGATCGACTGGGACAAGATGGTCGAGGCGGGCGGCTGGACCGGCGCGAAGGCGAAAGGCTGGGTGCGCACCGAAGGCAAGGAGTACGTGATGAAGGACGGCGACATCATGAACGTCCTGTTCAACGTCTAA
- a CDS encoding MFS transporter, which translates to MTAPATDGLFSPERRALTGGLLLGVLLIAFESMAVATVLPSVARDLQGLRLYGWSFSAFFMGFMLGTLALGGAGDRYGPRAPLLAALTLFALGLLVAGCAPNMPAFIAGRALQGLGGGGVVAVAYLAINRALPDALRARMLAMLSSAWVLPALIGPFVGAVLAEQVSWRAVFLGLLPLAALVALLTARPMGQVGAAGTPLDRARLGWALLAALGVTLTLAGFTAGAWAARLALALPGVALAVPALRALFPPGVLRTRTPLSAGYVTRFLLTFGFFGAEAFVPLALQSLKLLTPTAAGLALTGSALSWSACSMLQARFDERTAGVHRALVARVGVSAVLLSLTLTALALTLTAPAWVAGAAWALGGAGMGLAFQAHTLVVFRHAPDGQEGQVSGTLQTADVLGSAIGAGLGGAFVAALGVHVGVAVLFAVCACAAALGVAVTGRLRAPASTVSA; encoded by the coding sequence GTGACCGCTCCCGCCACGGACGGCCTGTTCAGCCCGGAGCGCCGCGCCCTGACGGGCGGGCTGCTGCTGGGGGTGTTGCTCATCGCGTTCGAGAGCATGGCGGTGGCGACGGTCCTGCCGAGCGTCGCGCGGGACCTGCAGGGGCTGCGCCTGTACGGGTGGTCGTTCAGCGCGTTCTTCATGGGGTTCATGCTGGGTACGCTCGCGCTGGGCGGGGCGGGGGACCGGTACGGCCCGAGGGCGCCGCTCCTCGCGGCGCTCACGCTGTTCGCCCTGGGACTGCTGGTGGCGGGGTGCGCGCCGAACATGCCGGCGTTCATTGCGGGACGCGCGCTGCAGGGCCTGGGTGGGGGTGGGGTGGTCGCCGTGGCGTACCTCGCCATCAACCGGGCGCTGCCGGACGCGCTGCGGGCGCGCATGCTCGCGATGCTGTCGAGCGCGTGGGTGCTGCCGGCCCTGATCGGGCCGTTCGTGGGCGCGGTGCTGGCGGAGCAGGTGTCGTGGCGGGCGGTGTTTCTCGGGTTGCTGCCGCTCGCGGCGCTCGTGGCGCTGCTGACGGCCCGCCCGATGGGGCAGGTGGGCGCGGCGGGCACGCCACTGGACCGCGCGCGGCTCGGCTGGGCACTGCTCGCGGCGCTGGGGGTGACGTTGACCCTGGCGGGCTTCACGGCGGGCGCGTGGGCTGCGCGGCTCGCGCTGGCGCTCCCGGGCGTGGCCCTGGCGGTGCCGGCGCTGCGGGCGTTGTTCCCGCCGGGGGTGCTGCGGACGCGGACGCCGCTGAGCGCGGGGTACGTCACGCGGTTCCTGCTGACGTTCGGGTTTTTCGGCGCGGAGGCGTTCGTGCCGCTCGCGCTGCAGAGCCTGAAGCTGCTGACGCCCACGGCGGCCGGGCTGGCGTTGACGGGGTCGGCGTTGTCGTGGAGCGCCTGCTCGATGCTGCAGGCGCGGTTCGATGAGCGGACCGCGGGCGTGCACCGGGCGCTCGTCGCGCGCGTGGGGGTGAGCGCGGTGCTGCTGAGCCTTACGCTGACGGCGCTGGCGCTCACGCTGACGGCGCCCGCGTGGGTGGCGGGCGCCGCGTGGGCGCTGGGGGGCGCCGGCATGGGCCTGGCGTTCCAGGCGCACACGCTGGTGGTGTTCCGGCACGCGCCGGACGGACAGGAGGGGCAGGTGAGCGGCACGCTGCAGACCGCGGACGTGCTGGGCAGCGCCATCGGCGCGGGGCTGGGCGGCGCGTTCGTCGCGGCGCTCGGCGTGCATGTGGGCGTGGCGGTGCTGTTCGCGGTGTGCGCGTGCGCGGCGGCGCTGGGCGTGGCGGTCACGGGTCGTCTGCGCGCGCCCGCCAGCACGGTGAGCGCATGA
- a CDS encoding cupin domain-containing protein, with translation MIPPVVNLEAAFARITQPWTPVIAGELNGQHVKLAVFRGAFVWHAHAEEDELFLVVRGMLRLRLEEGERVVRAGEFVVVPRGVRHCPVAEDGDAWVMLFEPASTVNTGADVNERTLTQLERLDSPPT, from the coding sequence GTGATTCCGCCTGTTGTGAACCTGGAGGCGGCGTTCGCGCGCATCACGCAGCCGTGGACGCCGGTGATCGCGGGGGAGCTGAACGGGCAGCACGTGAAACTGGCGGTGTTCCGCGGGGCGTTCGTGTGGCATGCGCACGCGGAGGAAGATGAGCTGTTCCTGGTGGTGCGCGGGATGCTGCGACTGCGATTGGAGGAAGGGGAGCGCGTGGTGCGCGCCGGGGAGTTCGTGGTGGTGCCGCGCGGGGTGCGCCACTGCCCGGTCGCGGAGGACGGGGACGCGTGGGTGATGCTGTTCGAGCCGGCCAGCACCGTGAACACGGGCGCGGACGTGAACGAGCGGACCCTGACGCAGCTGGAACGCCTGGACTCGCCCCCCACCTGA
- a CDS encoding MFS transporter, translated as MQVARTAHSAAAIALTVTAGHFMNDAYGALLTPLGPDLQAQYGVTIASVTLLASVFSLTSSVLQPLLGIIGERFDRRIMAAAGPALTGLGLTLVGYAPAFALLILLVGAAGFGSGFFHPAGAAYIARYSPVQKRGLWASLFSAGGTAGMALGPVFASVGLAHLPIFAPLGLIIAVATYMIAPSDPPSSKRPSAREYAAIFRGPMVTLWAMAVLRSLASMGYNAMLPFILVARGFGKPEVAITLAIFSVASAVGGIVGGRLSDKRGRTPILRGAILGTIPLFALLILSTPANWWFYPLTFLVGATVNASIPVGVVAAQEYAPNHVAVASSIMMGFSWGFAGLLVFLVGLLADATTPVTAALASLSLLVPSAYLAHRLPEPPKQQFQ; from the coding sequence ATGCAGGTCGCCCGAACCGCGCACAGCGCCGCCGCCATCGCCCTGACCGTCACCGCCGGGCACTTCATGAACGACGCCTACGGCGCCCTGCTCACCCCCCTCGGGCCGGACCTGCAGGCGCAGTACGGCGTGACCATCGCGTCCGTCACGCTGCTCGCCAGCGTCTTCTCGCTGACCAGCAGCGTCCTCCAGCCGCTGCTCGGCATCATCGGCGAACGCTTCGACCGGCGCATCATGGCCGCCGCCGGACCCGCCCTCACCGGCCTCGGCCTCACCCTCGTCGGGTACGCGCCCGCCTTCGCGCTGCTGATCCTGCTCGTCGGCGCCGCCGGGTTCGGCAGCGGCTTCTTCCACCCTGCCGGCGCCGCGTACATCGCCCGCTACAGCCCCGTGCAGAAACGCGGGCTGTGGGCCAGCCTGTTCAGCGCGGGCGGCACGGCCGGCATGGCCCTCGGGCCGGTGTTCGCCAGCGTCGGTCTCGCGCACCTCCCGATCTTCGCGCCGCTCGGCCTCATCATCGCGGTGGCCACGTACATGATCGCGCCCAGCGACCCGCCCAGCAGCAAACGCCCCAGCGCCCGCGAGTACGCCGCGATCTTCCGCGGCCCGATGGTCACGCTGTGGGCCATGGCGGTCCTGCGGTCCCTCGCCAGCATGGGCTACAACGCCATGCTGCCGTTCATCCTGGTCGCGCGCGGCTTCGGGAAGCCCGAAGTCGCCATCACCCTCGCGATCTTCAGCGTCGCGTCCGCAGTGGGCGGCATCGTCGGCGGGCGCCTCAGCGACAAACGCGGCCGCACGCCCATCCTGCGCGGCGCGATCCTCGGCACCATCCCGCTGTTCGCGCTGCTGATCCTGTCCACGCCCGCGAACTGGTGGTTCTACCCGCTCACGTTCCTGGTGGGCGCCACCGTCAACGCCAGCATCCCGGTCGGCGTGGTCGCCGCGCAGGAGTACGCGCCGAACCACGTGGCCGTGGCGAGCAGCATCATGATGGGCTTCTCGTGGGGCTTCGCGGGCCTGCTGGTGTTCCTCGTGGGGCTCCTCGCGGACGCGACCACGCCCGTCACGGCCGCGCTCGCCAGCCTGAGCCTGCTGGTGCCCAGCGCGTACCTCGCGCACCGCCTGCCCGAACCGCCCAAGCAGCAGTTCCAGTAA
- a CDS encoding C45 family autoproteolytic acyltransferase/hydolase → MPTLPELHVQLNDPPERRWALTDPQAAQAHDLIRLYQADFGGPTATRALATQALLLVPPAHLRELQALAARLGVPVEDAVFANVYYDVVKAALGYTAFAVPTPDGPLYARNLDWWTEHGALARHTTLTRYFHGDRLHFTSVGWPGFTGVLSGVAPGRFAITLNAVLSDEPPRAGLPVTLFLRDVLEHATTFREAVHLCRTTPLLADCLLLITGVNNDERLVIECTPTRHATRTAPTGPLVVANDYQQLHAAPPASPDALHASSGGRYACALALAREHHPQEADACLRILTNPGVRMGITVQHMVLNARSGAVTVRPPT, encoded by the coding sequence ATGCCCACCCTGCCCGAACTGCACGTACAACTGAACGACCCGCCCGAACGCCGCTGGGCCCTCACCGACCCGCAGGCCGCGCAGGCCCACGACCTGATCCGCCTTTACCAGGCGGACTTCGGCGGGCCCACCGCCACCCGCGCCCTCGCCACGCAGGCCCTTCTGCTCGTCCCGCCTGCGCACCTCCGGGAACTGCAGGCGCTCGCGGCGCGCCTCGGCGTGCCCGTCGAGGACGCAGTGTTCGCCAACGTGTACTACGACGTCGTCAAGGCCGCCCTGGGCTACACGGCGTTCGCGGTGCCCACGCCCGACGGCCCGCTCTACGCCCGCAACCTCGACTGGTGGACCGAGCACGGCGCGCTCGCCCGCCACACCACCCTCACGCGGTACTTCCACGGTGACCGCCTGCACTTCACGAGCGTCGGCTGGCCGGGCTTCACCGGCGTCCTGTCCGGCGTGGCACCCGGACGTTTCGCCATCACCCTGAACGCCGTGCTCAGCGACGAGCCGCCGCGGGCGGGCCTGCCCGTCACGCTGTTCCTGCGCGACGTTCTGGAACACGCCACGACGTTCCGGGAAGCCGTGCACCTGTGCCGAACCACGCCGCTCCTCGCGGACTGCCTGCTGCTGATCACCGGCGTGAACAACGACGAGCGGCTCGTCATCGAATGCACCCCCACCCGGCACGCCACCCGCACCGCGCCCACAGGGCCGCTGGTCGTGGCGAACGACTACCAGCAGCTCCACGCCGCGCCGCCGGCCTCGCCGGACGCGCTGCACGCCTCCTCCGGCGGGCGGTACGCCTGCGCCCTCGCGCTGGCCCGCGAACACCACCCCCAGGAGGCCGACGCCTGCCTGCGCATCCTCACGAATCCGGGCGTCCGCATGGGCATCACCGTGCAGCACATGGTCCTGAACGCCCGCTCCGGCGCCGTCACGGTGCGGCCCCCCACCTGA
- a CDS encoding GNAT family N-acetyltransferase: MSALPARVRVSRLPAPPSAAVSGALHRLAPDATLPGRLGQLGPDVACWVAVAGGRVIGCLLAERDGGGAWARTLVLDAGWRGKGIEGAFAQAADEALGP; the protein is encoded by the coding sequence GTGTCTGCTCTGCCTGCCCGTGTCCGCGTGAGTCGCCTGCCCGCCCCGCCCAGCGCCGCCGTCAGTGGGGCGCTGCATCGCCTCGCGCCGGACGCGACCCTGCCGGGCCGGCTCGGGCAGCTCGGGCCGGACGTGGCCTGCTGGGTGGCCGTGGCGGGCGGCCGCGTGATCGGCTGCCTGCTCGCGGAGCGTGATGGGGGCGGCGCGTGGGCCCGCACCCTGGTGCTCGACGCTGGGTGGCGCGGCAAGGGGATCGAGGGGGCGTTCGCGCAGGCGGCCGACGAGGCGCTCGGCCCGTGA